The Endozoicomonas montiporae CL-33 genome contains a region encoding:
- the pdhA gene encoding pyruvate dehydrogenase (acetyl-transferring) E1 component subunit alpha: MEKKELNPIPVYQYLDAEGEVIERLPGWTRNKDILLNYYCNMVLGRQADAKAIALQRTGKLGTYPSCLGQEAISTVFCSLMEKDDVLIPYYRDHPGLLARGIPLSDILLYWGGDERGSASEHWGKDFPNCVPIATQAGHAAGVAAALKIRHEPNIAVCALGDGATSKGDFSEALNLAGAWQLPVVFVINNNQWAISVPRTIQSGAPTLAQKGISAGLPSYQVDGNDVIALHEVLSEAMDRARQGKGATVIEAISYRLGDHTTADDASRYRSGDELQQAWNKEPIKRLRTFLHHRGYWDEQQEQALIKDVGQQIEQNVQTYLNTPLPPVKDLFDYHYANMPSTLKQQKQEAELRATGGKHHE, translated from the coding sequence ATGGAAAAGAAAGAACTTAACCCTATTCCTGTTTATCAGTATCTGGATGCAGAAGGTGAAGTGATTGAACGTCTTCCTGGGTGGACCCGGAACAAAGATATTCTGCTTAATTACTACTGCAATATGGTCCTTGGGCGTCAGGCTGATGCCAAGGCCATTGCACTTCAGAGAACCGGCAAGCTGGGCACTTATCCCTCCTGTCTGGGGCAGGAAGCGATCAGTACCGTATTCTGTTCGCTGATGGAAAAAGACGATGTATTAATTCCTTATTATCGGGATCATCCCGGACTGCTGGCGAGGGGTATTCCGCTGTCAGATATTCTTCTTTATTGGGGAGGGGATGAACGAGGCAGCGCCAGTGAACACTGGGGCAAAGACTTTCCCAATTGCGTCCCCATTGCTACACAGGCTGGTCATGCAGCCGGGGTGGCGGCCGCCCTGAAGATTCGACATGAACCGAACATTGCTGTTTGTGCGCTGGGAGATGGTGCTACATCAAAAGGTGACTTTTCAGAAGCGTTAAACCTTGCCGGTGCCTGGCAACTGCCAGTGGTGTTTGTCATCAATAATAATCAATGGGCGATTTCTGTACCCAGAACCATTCAGTCCGGCGCTCCTACGCTAGCCCAGAAAGGTATTTCAGCCGGTTTGCCTTCTTATCAGGTAGACGGCAATGATGTGATTGCCCTCCATGAAGTGCTCAGTGAAGCCATGGACAGAGCCAGACAGGGCAAAGGTGCAACGGTGATTGAAGCCATCAGTTATCGTTTAGGCGATCATACAACGGCAGACGACGCCAGCCGTTATCGCAGCGGTGATGAGTTGCAACAGGCCTGGAATAAAGAACCGATTAAACGGCTCAGAACCTTTTTGCATCATCGTGGCTACTGGGATGAGCAGCAGGAGCAGGCTTTGATTAAAGACGTTGGTCAACAGATTGAACAAAACGTTCAAACCTATCTGAACACGCCGCTTCCCCCGGTAAAAGACTTGTTTGATTACCACTACGCCAACATGCCTTCCACCCTGAAGCAACAAAAACAGGAAGCCGAGTTGAGAGCCACGGGAGGTAAACATCATGAGTAA
- a CDS encoding dihydrolipoamide acetyltransferase family protein, giving the protein MKFFNLPDLGEGIPEADIVEWHIQEGEHVKEDQIIVSVETAKAIVEVPSPVTAEVARLCGQPGDTILTGAPLVEFVSEEEDLGTVVGELEVAAANTTEDESFFIGSPPSGATMSQPANGSVHDLASSLGMTQAAPTKQSSQTGYALENPEPLKGVRKHMANTMTQSHAEVVPVTLFDDADIDHWKDGEDITVRLIQAVVKACQSESALNAWFDGSSMSREVFDSVHLGLAVDSDEGLFVPVIRAAETLDGKQLRHQVNTFRTAVKERSLPPSEMAGATITLSNFGVFAGKYATPVVVPPMVCIVGIGKLRAEIVSINGQPASHKVLPVSLTFDHRAATGGEATRFLHTLIAELEK; this is encoded by the coding sequence ATGAAATTCTTTAACCTCCCCGATCTGGGCGAAGGCATTCCTGAAGCGGATATTGTTGAGTGGCATATTCAGGAAGGCGAGCACGTAAAAGAAGACCAGATTATTGTTTCAGTTGAAACGGCCAAGGCGATTGTCGAAGTTCCTTCTCCTGTTACGGCTGAAGTGGCGCGATTATGTGGGCAGCCCGGCGATACGATTCTGACCGGTGCGCCACTGGTGGAGTTTGTTTCGGAGGAAGAAGACTTGGGTACAGTAGTGGGAGAGCTGGAAGTCGCGGCTGCAAATACAACTGAAGATGAATCTTTTTTTATTGGCTCGCCACCGTCAGGTGCAACTATGAGCCAGCCTGCAAACGGCTCTGTCCATGATCTGGCTTCTAGCCTTGGTATGACACAAGCAGCACCAACAAAACAATCGAGCCAGACAGGTTATGCTCTGGAAAATCCGGAACCTTTAAAAGGTGTTCGCAAGCATATGGCGAACACCATGACACAGTCTCATGCCGAGGTTGTGCCGGTTACCCTGTTTGATGATGCCGATATTGATCATTGGAAAGACGGTGAAGATATTACTGTCCGACTGATTCAGGCCGTTGTTAAAGCTTGTCAGTCAGAATCGGCACTGAATGCCTGGTTTGACGGAAGCTCGATGAGTCGGGAAGTGTTTGATTCAGTCCACCTTGGGTTGGCAGTAGACAGTGATGAAGGGTTGTTTGTTCCGGTGATTAGAGCCGCTGAAACATTGGATGGCAAACAACTGAGGCATCAGGTGAATACCTTCAGAACCGCTGTCAAAGAACGCAGCCTGCCACCTTCGGAAATGGCTGGTGCAACCATTACACTGAGCAACTTTGGTGTGTTTGCCGGGAAATATGCAACGCCGGTCGTTGTCCCGCCAATGGTGTGCATTGTGGGTATTGGAAAGTTGAGGGCAGAGATTGTCAGCATTAATGGTCAGCCTGCCAGCCATAAAGTGCTGCCGGTTTCTTTAACCTTTGACCACAGGGCTGCAACTGGTGGGGAAGCAACACGCTTCCTTCATACGCTGATTGCCGAATTGGAAAAATAA
- a CDS encoding alpha-ketoacid dehydrogenase subunit beta: protein MSKITMVEAVNLALDHAMENNPDVVMLGEDIGVNGGVFRATQGLRDKYGLKRVMDTPLAETLIAGISIGMAAQGLKPVAEIQFMGFIFPTMEQLICHAARMRNRTRGRLSCPMVLRAPFGGGIHAPEHHSESTEALLAHIPGLRVVIPSSPVRAYGLLRSAINEPDPVIFLEPKRIYRASKQEVDQNTPLLPLDKCFTLKQGQDVTLVSWGASVKETMEAARTMEQHGVSAEVIDVATIKPLDMETILTSVRKTGRCVIVHEACKSFGAGAEIAANLAEQALSVLKAPVERVTGFDTIMPYYRMEDHYLPKPDDIMKAALKTLSFH, encoded by the coding sequence ATGAGTAAAATCACCATGGTAGAGGCGGTGAACCTGGCGCTTGATCATGCGATGGAGAATAACCCGGACGTTGTCATGCTGGGTGAAGACATTGGCGTGAACGGTGGCGTGTTTCGTGCGACACAGGGGTTGCGGGACAAGTATGGCCTGAAGCGGGTGATGGATACACCGTTGGCTGAAACATTGATTGCCGGTATCAGCATTGGTATGGCGGCACAGGGTTTAAAACCCGTGGCAGAAATTCAGTTCATGGGCTTTATCTTTCCCACCATGGAGCAGCTGATTTGCCATGCGGCCCGTATGCGAAACCGAACCCGTGGTCGTTTATCCTGCCCGATGGTTCTGCGAGCGCCTTTTGGTGGTGGCATTCACGCGCCGGAGCATCACTCTGAAAGTACCGAAGCTTTGCTGGCGCATATTCCCGGTTTACGGGTGGTGATTCCTTCTTCGCCTGTGCGTGCATATGGTTTGTTGCGATCAGCCATTAATGAACCTGACCCTGTGATCTTTTTGGAGCCTAAACGCATTTACAGGGCATCAAAGCAGGAGGTGGACCAGAACACACCGCTGTTGCCGCTCGACAAGTGTTTCACTCTGAAGCAGGGACAAGATGTAACGCTGGTGAGCTGGGGTGCTTCTGTCAAAGAGACCATGGAAGCAGCACGCACAATGGAACAGCATGGTGTTTCGGCAGAGGTGATTGATGTAGCCACCATTAAGCCACTGGATATGGAGACCATTCTGACATCGGTTCGCAAAACCGGTCGTTGTGTCATTGTCCATGAAGCCTGCAAAAGCTTTGGTGCCGGAGCGGAAATTGCCGCCAACCTTGCCGAACAGGCTCTGAGTGTTCTCAAGGCACCGGTAGAGCGGGTGACAGGTTTCGATACGATCATGCCTTACTATCGAATGGAAGATCATTATTTGCCAAAGCCAGACGACATTATGAAAGCGGCATTAAAAACCTTGTCATTTCATTGA
- a CDS encoding PrkA family serine protein kinase, which yields MDIFDSYQQRFKSHQQEELTIQEYLQLCRDEPSTYANAAERMLHAIGEPEMIDTSRDPRQSRIFSNKLIKRYPAFREFYGMEEAIEQMVSFFKHAAQGLEEKKQILYLLGPVGGGKSSLAEKLKALMEKVPFYAIKGSPVFESPLNLFNAAEDGDILTSEYGIPGRYLGGIMSPWAVKRLNEFGGDITKFKVVKLYPSILNQVAIAKTEPGDENNQDISSLVGKVDIRQLEEYSQDDPDAYSFSGALCNANQGIMEFVEMFKAPIKVLHPLLTATQEGNYNSTEGMGAIPYNGIILAHSNESEWQSFRNNKTNEAFIDRVNIVKVPYCTRVKEEIQIYEKLLENSSLKESPCAPDTLKMLAQFSVLSRVKEPENSNVYSKMRVYDGESLKDTDPNAKPLQEYKDAAGVDEGMEGLSTRFAFKILSKVFNFDPGEVAANPVHMLYVLEQQIEQQQFPKEIHERYLRYVKEFLAPKYIEFLGKEIQTAYLESYSEYGQNIFDRYITYADFWIQDQEYRDPETGDILDRATINEELEKIEKAASIANPKDFRNEVVNFVLRARANNNGKNPAWSSYEKMRAVIEKKMFSNTEDLLPVISFNAKSSNDDQRKHNEFVKRMVERGYTEKQVRLLAEWYIRVRKSQ from the coding sequence ATGGATATCTTTGACAGCTATCAACAGAGGTTTAAATCCCATCAACAGGAAGAACTGACGATTCAGGAATACCTGCAGTTATGCAGGGATGAACCTTCCACTTATGCCAATGCTGCAGAGCGGATGCTGCATGCTATTGGCGAACCCGAAATGATCGACACGTCCAGAGATCCGCGACAAAGCCGGATTTTTTCCAACAAACTGATCAAACGTTATCCCGCCTTCAGAGAGTTCTATGGCATGGAAGAGGCCATTGAACAAATGGTGTCGTTTTTTAAACACGCTGCCCAGGGGCTGGAAGAGAAGAAACAAATTCTTTATTTGCTGGGGCCTGTAGGCGGTGGTAAATCCTCTCTGGCCGAGAAGCTTAAAGCCCTGATGGAAAAAGTACCGTTTTATGCCATCAAAGGCTCACCTGTGTTTGAGTCACCATTGAACCTGTTTAATGCGGCTGAGGACGGAGATATTCTGACCAGCGAATACGGCATTCCCGGCCGTTACCTGGGAGGCATTATGTCGCCATGGGCCGTTAAACGACTCAATGAGTTTGGTGGTGACATCACCAAGTTCAAAGTCGTGAAGCTTTATCCCAGTATCCTGAATCAGGTCGCCATTGCCAAAACCGAGCCGGGCGATGAAAACAATCAGGATATTTCCAGCCTTGTGGGTAAGGTCGATATCCGCCAGCTGGAGGAGTATTCTCAAGATGATCCGGACGCTTACAGTTTCTCCGGTGCGCTGTGTAATGCCAATCAGGGCATCATGGAATTTGTGGAGATGTTCAAGGCGCCCATCAAAGTCTTGCATCCTTTATTGACCGCTACTCAGGAAGGCAATTACAACAGCACCGAAGGCATGGGAGCCATTCCCTACAACGGTATTATTCTTGCCCACTCCAATGAATCGGAATGGCAGAGCTTCCGCAATAATAAAACCAACGAAGCGTTTATTGACCGGGTCAATATCGTCAAGGTGCCGTATTGCACCAGAGTAAAAGAAGAGATTCAGATCTACGAGAAACTGCTGGAAAACAGCTCGTTGAAAGAGTCACCCTGTGCACCGGATACTCTGAAAATGCTGGCACAGTTCTCGGTGTTGTCTCGGGTAAAAGAACCTGAGAACTCCAACGTGTATTCCAAGATGCGGGTGTACGACGGTGAAAGTCTGAAAGATACTGATCCCAACGCCAAGCCTTTGCAGGAATACAAAGACGCCGCCGGGGTTGATGAGGGTATGGAAGGGCTTTCAACCCGTTTTGCCTTCAAGATTCTCTCCAAGGTCTTTAACTTTGACCCCGGTGAGGTTGCCGCAAATCCGGTACACATGTTGTATGTTCTGGAGCAGCAGATTGAGCAGCAGCAGTTCCCGAAAGAGATTCATGAGCGCTATCTGCGCTATGTGAAAGAGTTTCTGGCACCGAAATACATCGAGTTTTTGGGCAAAGAGATTCAGACTGCATATCTGGAGTCATATTCTGAGTATGGTCAGAATATATTTGACCGTTACATCACTTATGCAGACTTCTGGATTCAGGATCAGGAATACAGAGACCCGGAAACCGGTGACATTCTTGATCGCGCTACGATCAACGAAGAACTGGAAAAAATCGAAAAAGCGGCCAGCATTGCCAACCCTAAAGACTTCCGTAACGAAGTCGTTAATTTCGTATTAAGGGCCCGGGCAAATAACAATGGTAAAAATCCGGCATGGTCGAGCTATGAGAAGATGCGTGCTGTGATTGAGAAAAAAATGTTCTCCAACACTGAAGACCTCCTACCCGTGATTTCTTTTAATGCCAAGAGCAGCAATGATGACCAGCGTAAGCACAACGAGTTTGTGAAACGGATGGTGGAGAGAGGCTATACCGAGAAACAGGTAAGGCTTCTGGCTGAATGGTACATACGCGTAAGAAAGTCACAGTAG